The Thermodesulfobacteriota bacterium genome has a window encoding:
- a CDS encoding NAD(P)/FAD-dependent oxidoreductase has product MKKNSYDVVIIGAGAAGIGVGALLQLLEINNFVVLERQEIGASFGMWPQEMKFISPSFPGHGFGALDLNAIVPNTSPGHVLKSEHPSGKEYQIYLRSVAKHFELPVETGIDVLSLQRHSSKRKGFTLETNQGTISSRTVIWAAGEFQYPNLNSIPGAEHCIHNSTVKSWKEYKGKDYIVIGGFESGIDAAVNLALNGNKVRVFDKEEAWNSESSDPSCSISTYTYERLRWVMDKGLITLHGNSTIKKIEKSGDGFIITNGKEKIRTKNPPVLATGFKTSLSLIRDQFEWEEKENYPLLTESDESTITPGLFLVGPNVRHDDLIFCFIYKFRQRFGVVAQEIAKRIGHKDIDTSVFDFYRDKGMLLDDLSCCGDECAC; this is encoded by the coding sequence ATGAAAAAAAATTCATACGATGTAGTAATTATTGGTGCAGGAGCCGCGGGTATTGGAGTCGGCGCTTTGCTTCAATTGCTTGAGATAAATAATTTCGTAGTGCTGGAGCGCCAAGAGATAGGGGCCTCATTTGGCATGTGGCCTCAAGAGATGAAATTTATATCCCCATCATTTCCAGGTCATGGATTTGGAGCGCTGGATTTAAATGCAATCGTTCCTAATACATCACCAGGACATGTTTTAAAATCAGAGCATCCGAGTGGAAAAGAATATCAAATATATTTACGCAGTGTCGCTAAGCATTTTGAACTGCCTGTAGAAACGGGTATTGATGTGCTAAGTCTTCAAAGACATTCTTCAAAACGTAAAGGGTTTACTCTAGAGACAAACCAAGGGACTATATCGAGCCGTACAGTAATATGGGCGGCAGGAGAGTTTCAGTACCCAAACCTAAATTCAATTCCTGGGGCCGAGCACTGTATTCATAATTCAACTGTGAAATCATGGAAGGAGTATAAGGGAAAGGATTACATAGTTATAGGAGGTTTTGAAAGCGGAATAGACGCTGCTGTAAACCTTGCTCTTAATGGAAATAAAGTAAGGGTTTTTGACAAAGAGGAAGCATGGAATTCAGAAAGCAGCGATCCTAGCTGCAGCATATCAACTTATACATACGAGCGTTTAAGATGGGTTATGGATAAAGGATTAATTACACTTCATGGCAATTCCACAATCAAAAAGATCGAAAAGTCTGGTGATGGTTTCATCATCACCAACGGCAAAGAGAAAATACGTACGAAAAACCCCCCAGTGCTAGCGACTGGATTTAAAACAAGCTTAAGCTTGATACGCGACCAATTTGAATGGGAGGAGAAAGAAAATTACCCACTTCTTACCGAAAGTGATGAATCTACAATTACTCCTGGCCTATTTCTTGTAGGTCCCAATGTAAGACACGACGACTTAATATTTTGTTTCATTTACAAATTCAGACAGCGTTTTGGTGTTGTAGCCCAAGAAATTGCAAAACGTATCGGTCATAAGGATATAGATACTTCTGTCTTTGATTTTTACAGGGATAAGGGGATGTTACTCGATGATTTGTCTTGTTGTGGAGACGAGTGTGCTTGCTGA
- a CDS encoding FtsX-like permease family protein: IEPTNSPSDRVIWVPIDQFYQISGHVLRGAGEVYEPQPGQEIPDKHKEVSAVMLKLKTPQAGFLLDRTINKQGNVATLAWPIGRVMAELFGKLGWINKILTLVAYLVILVAAGSILSSIYNTMNERKREFAILRALGAKKNTIFTAIILESSTIATIGALFGFIVYALILGSAAIIIRQQTGVVLDVFKLDWILLLTPIFMIIIGAIAGIIPAIKAYSTDVATNLVPAS, translated from the coding sequence AATTGAGCCGACGAACTCACCTTCTGACAGGGTAATATGGGTGCCGATTGACCAGTTCTATCAAATTTCCGGCCATGTTCTAAGGGGAGCCGGAGAAGTATACGAACCACAGCCGGGCCAGGAGATACCTGATAAACACAAGGAAGTAAGTGCGGTGATGCTAAAGTTAAAGACGCCTCAGGCAGGTTTTCTTCTTGACAGAACCATTAATAAACAAGGAAATGTCGCTACTCTAGCCTGGCCTATCGGAAGGGTTATGGCAGAACTATTTGGAAAACTAGGATGGATCAATAAGATCCTAACTTTAGTTGCCTATTTAGTGATTTTGGTTGCTGCGGGATCTATACTTTCTAGCATCTATAACACAATGAATGAACGCAAGCGCGAGTTCGCAATTCTAAGAGCTCTTGGAGCTAAAAAGAATACAATATTTACTGCTATAATATTAGAATCATCCACTATAGCTACAATCGGCGCCTTGTTCGGCTTTATAGTCTACGCATTAATTTTAGGTAGTGCAGCAATAATCATAAGACAGCAAACAGGTGTTGTGCTTGATGTCTTTAAGTTAGATTGGATCTTACTACTAACGCCTATATTTATGATTATAATTGGAGCAATAGCTGGAATAATTCCTGCAATAAAGGCTTATTCAACCGATGTTGCAACTAATCTGGTGCCTGCAAGTTAA
- a CDS encoding SaoD/DsrE family protein, whose protein sequence is MKVAYIFRSNMASTYQLGKMILPQLEEGFHGVEVVGMFFFDDNTYVLRSGDPVGERLSKIARDKGILLMMCDQCAVVRNLADGTLEQCGKGEVKAKGTVEGVSAGCFPQLYEALSGNLPDQIITL, encoded by the coding sequence ATGAAAGTCGCATATATATTTCGTTCCAACATGGCATCAACCTATCAATTGGGAAAAATGATACTACCCCAACTTGAAGAAGGTTTTCACGGTGTTGAGGTTGTGGGAATGTTCTTTTTTGACGACAACACTTACGTGTTGCGCTCAGGCGATCCCGTAGGAGAGCGCTTGTCGAAGATCGCAAGAGATAAGGGTATCCTGTTGATGATGTGCGACCAGTGCGCGGTAGTTCGTAACTTGGCTGATGGTACTCTTGAACAGTGTGGTAAGGGTGAAGTAAAAGCTAAAGGAACAGTTGAAGGAGTAAGTGCAGGTTGTTTCCCTCAACTATACGAGGCCTTAAGTGGTAACCTTCCCGACCAGATCATTACTCTTTAG
- the hisI gene encoding phosphoribosyl-AMP cyclohydrolase gives MSVLNDKLFGLRTDVEEVEEGSALAPKFDENGLIPVVTTDFNTGELLMHAYMNKEALIESIITGEAVYWSRSRQVLWRKGATSGFVQKIKHMIVDDDQDCLWLRVEVAGGASCHVGYRSCFYREIPIGLSDKDLHKPLKLKFLETNKVFDPEQVYGDAPNPTKL, from the coding sequence ATGTCTGTCTTAAATGATAAATTATTTGGCTTGAGAACGGATGTGGAAGAAGTCGAAGAAGGAAGTGCTCTCGCTCCTAAGTTTGATGAGAACGGATTGATTCCGGTTGTGACCACAGATTTTAATACGGGTGAACTCCTGATGCATGCTTATATGAATAAAGAGGCTTTGATTGAGTCGATTATAACAGGAGAAGCTGTTTACTGGAGTCGCAGCCGCCAGGTGCTTTGGAGAAAGGGGGCAACAAGCGGATTCGTACAAAAAATCAAACATATGATTGTTGATGATGATCAGGATTGTTTATGGTTGCGCGTTGAAGTTGCAGGCGGGGCCAGTTGTCATGTTGGTTATCGCTCTTGCTTTTACCGTGAAATTCCAATCGGCTTGAGTGATAAGGATCTACACAAACCTTTGAAGCTGAAATTTCTTGAAACAAACAAGGTGTTTGATCCTGAACAAGTATATGGGGATGCTCCGAATCCTACAAAGCTTTAA
- a CDS encoding nucleoside recognition domain-containing protein: protein MASVVLTGLESSGKSSIFRGLTRGMRGEESNFRGSTVMVRQCYLPECECNLLDTPGIRIQSDSQTTRLAFEQVDSSDTVLIVARGTHIQSELETIFHELKENLVNKQVAIAITFEDKAPLGIYKAAEHYEETLGIPVVVLNARSLSENNRVRLIDLIQQAKKFDNILPIITAPEGIITITPQTTWFENRTLGSFLALLTLLAFFALPVMAAYYLASWLQPIVDEALITPLKTSLQGLPILIQTILIGDYGVLTLGWYSFLWAFPVVAFIGLSVGLLDETGLKDRITAALDPWLRRIGLSGRDLVPVLTGFGCNVVAVFQSRSCSSCTRNNCISMIAFGSACSYQIGASLSLFGSSGNPWLFMPYLAVLFIVSAVHTRIWYGALPEDFSSSLNERAFLQKPSWKGLFWKLRAVIEQFLFQAMPIFLVICAVAAMLQYWGVLDLLSQLVSPVTKIFMLPPDTTPAIIFSILRKDGLLVLNQGDGLLLHSLSVGQVFVLVYLASTLTACLVTLGTVYKETGAANAIRLSSRQAITSIVSALLIVIILRVF, encoded by the coding sequence ATGGCTTCAGTAGTATTAACAGGACTTGAATCGTCAGGTAAATCATCGATCTTTCGAGGGCTTACGCGAGGAATGAGAGGGGAAGAATCCAACTTCCGGGGCTCAACTGTAATGGTTCGTCAATGTTACTTGCCTGAATGCGAGTGTAATCTTTTGGATACGCCAGGCATACGTATACAAAGCGACAGCCAGACAACTCGCCTTGCATTTGAGCAGGTAGATTCATCAGATACGGTTCTTATAGTTGCTCGTGGTACACATATTCAAAGTGAATTAGAAACTATTTTTCATGAACTCAAAGAAAATCTCGTAAACAAACAAGTGGCAATTGCGATTACTTTTGAGGACAAAGCACCTTTAGGTATTTATAAAGCTGCAGAGCATTATGAGGAAACTCTCGGCATTCCTGTTGTGGTGTTGAATGCACGCAGTCTTAGTGAAAATAATCGTGTTCGGCTGATTGATCTTATTCAACAGGCTAAGAAATTCGACAATATCCTACCTATCATAACTGCGCCTGAGGGCATTATTACAATCACGCCGCAAACTACATGGTTTGAAAACCGTACGCTTGGTTCTTTTCTAGCTCTTTTAACCTTGCTAGCCTTTTTTGCACTACCGGTGATGGCTGCTTATTATCTCGCTTCATGGCTCCAGCCTATTGTTGATGAGGCATTAATTACGCCACTTAAAACTTCACTACAAGGACTACCTATTTTGATCCAGACAATTCTAATTGGAGATTATGGCGTTCTGACACTGGGTTGGTATTCATTTCTTTGGGCTTTTCCAGTGGTTGCTTTCATTGGGTTAAGTGTAGGGCTTTTGGATGAGACAGGATTAAAAGACAGGATAACTGCTGCTCTTGATCCTTGGCTCAGAAGAATTGGATTGAGTGGAAGGGATTTGGTCCCCGTTCTTACAGGGTTTGGATGTAATGTTGTGGCTGTCTTTCAAAGCCGTTCTTGCAGTTCATGTACGCGTAATAATTGTATTTCCATGATTGCTTTTGGTTCAGCATGTAGCTATCAAATCGGAGCCTCGCTTTCACTATTTGGTTCGTCAGGAAACCCGTGGCTTTTCATGCCTTATCTTGCTGTGCTTTTTATAGTTAGCGCTGTTCATACGAGAATCTGGTATGGCGCACTCCCAGAGGATTTCTCTTCTTCATTAAATGAAAGGGCATTTCTTCAAAAACCATCATGGAAGGGGTTATTTTGGAAACTCCGGGCAGTGATCGAACAATTTCTTTTTCAGGCGATGCCTATATTTCTTGTCATTTGTGCAGTCGCCGCCATGCTGCAGTATTGGGGCGTGCTAGATCTCTTATCTCAATTGGTATCACCGGTGACAAAAATATTTATGCTGCCGCCGGACACTACGCCTGCCATTATTTTTTCAATCCTGCGCAAAGATGGTTTGTTAGTATTAAATCAGGGAGATGGTCTTCTCCTTCATTCACTCTCTGTTGGGCAGGTCTTTGTTCTGGTATATCTTGCATCGACTTTGACTGCATGTCTTGTGACTTTGGGGACTGTGTATAAGGAAACCGGAGCTGCAAATGCCATTCGTCTGTCTTCGCGGCAAGCTATTACTTCAATTGTATCTGCTTTATTAATTGTAATTATTCTCCGTGTCTTTTAA
- a CDS encoding DUF3299 domain-containing protein yields MVRVLMIFCLIFLVALGVHYRPTQNFDYSSPANAVQTVNGLTKVNFDFLGGYRYEGEKDIPPTVKELDGKRVEIKGFMLPIDFDGAVVTSFMLMSTQAGCCFGVIPRDNEFVYAEFPKGKSTKFLIDVPLNVTGVLHIGRDTLVGGVYSMTVESVRKD; encoded by the coding sequence ATGGTCAGAGTTCTAATGATTTTTTGTCTGATATTCCTTGTTGCATTAGGTGTCCACTACAGACCAACTCAAAATTTTGATTACTCATCGCCTGCTAATGCTGTCCAGACAGTAAACGGGCTAACTAAAGTCAATTTCGATTTTTTGGGTGGATACAGATATGAGGGAGAAAAAGATATACCTCCAACAGTAAAAGAGCTCGATGGAAAAAGGGTTGAAATTAAGGGATTTATGCTCCCGATAGACTTTGATGGTGCGGTTGTGACTAGTTTTATGCTAATGAGTACTCAGGCCGGCTGCTGCTTTGGTGTTATACCCAGGGATAATGAGTTTGTTTATGCTGAGTTCCCCAAGGGTAAATCTACAAAATTTCTAATTGATGTTCCTCTAAATGTAACTGGGGTGCTTCACATCGGGCGAGACACTCTAGTTGGGGGCGTATATTCGATGACTGTTGAGAGCGTAAGAAAGGATTAG
- a CDS encoding transcriptional repressor, with protein MKRGFTNLRKEILKYIEQSEQPLTAKEIYQMLQSKPNLSTVYRALDYLCKNKYVKTISFSSEGNYFYSAKMEHSHFIYCKECTEIKTFDDCFAEKIQDNVEDKFDYKITDHIFYFSGICNTCLEN; from the coding sequence ATGAAAAGAGGTTTTACTAACTTAAGAAAGGAAATACTCAAATACATTGAGCAATCAGAACAGCCGCTAACAGCCAAAGAGATATATCAGATGCTTCAATCAAAACCCAACCTCTCAACCGTATACAGGGCCCTTGATTATTTATGCAAAAATAAATATGTGAAGACTATTTCATTTTCTTCGGAAGGAAATTATTTTTATAGTGCTAAAATGGAACACTCTCATTTCATATATTGCAAAGAATGCACTGAAATAAAAACATTTGATGATTGCTTTGCAGAAAAAATACAAGATAATGTAGAGGATAAATTTGATTACAAGATTACAGACCACATTTTTTATTTCTCAGGTATATGTAACACTTGCCTAGAGAATTAA